The following coding sequences lie in one Vibrio sp. ED004 genomic window:
- a CDS encoding c-type cytochrome, with amino-acid sequence MKTLLLITATLASGIAYAEAELPDRQTELPAVEKPQDNKYLVPRGLVDIPAGEFGDKVKLGYSLFVDSQQMRGTFVGNEQNCVNCHMQAGMKANAAPLWGAYMAYPAYRKKNDKVNSYAERIQGCFTYSMNGLPPAVGSKEMVALTAYSYWLAMGGILDKNGMQDTPVPEISDADLQVGGKAESFPLPEELLSKYPIDDRSKLAGRGYPKIDNPKQEPSIARGEKVYQTSCQTCHGQNSEGIKGADGRSYLPPLWGENSFNWGAGMHRVNTAAYFIYENMPLGKSQQLSIQDAWDVAAFVNSHERPQDPRYKGDVAANAERYHNHQGYYGKEVDGHVLGTKTYPSGKEVIHNH; translated from the coding sequence ATGAAAACATTACTTTTAATTACCGCAACCCTTGCCTCTGGAATCGCTTATGCCGAAGCAGAGTTGCCTGATCGCCAAACCGAACTGCCAGCAGTTGAGAAACCTCAAGATAACAAATATCTGGTGCCACGAGGCTTGGTTGATATCCCTGCTGGGGAATTTGGTGACAAAGTCAAACTGGGCTATTCGCTGTTTGTCGACTCTCAGCAGATGCGTGGGACGTTCGTAGGCAATGAACAAAACTGTGTAAACTGCCACATGCAAGCAGGCATGAAAGCAAACGCAGCACCTCTTTGGGGCGCTTACATGGCCTACCCTGCTTACCGTAAGAAAAACGACAAGGTAAACAGCTACGCAGAACGTATCCAAGGCTGTTTCACTTACTCAATGAATGGCTTACCACCAGCAGTTGGCTCAAAAGAGATGGTCGCGCTCACGGCATACTCATATTGGTTGGCGATGGGTGGCATCTTAGATAAGAACGGCATGCAAGACACGCCCGTCCCTGAGATCAGCGATGCGGATTTACAAGTCGGTGGTAAAGCGGAAAGCTTCCCTCTTCCTGAAGAGCTGCTAAGCAAATACCCAATTGATGACCGCAGCAAACTGGCAGGTCGTGGCTACCCTAAGATTGATAACCCTAAACAAGAACCGTCGATAGCGCGTGGTGAAAAGGTTTACCAAACCAGCTGCCAAACCTGTCATGGTCAAAATAGCGAAGGTATTAAAGGGGCGGATGGTCGCTCATACCTACCGCCACTTTGGGGCGAGAATTCGTTCAACTGGGGCGCAGGTATGCACCGAGTGAACACCGCCGCGTACTTCATCTACGAAAACATGCCGCTTGGAAAGAGCCAACAGCTTTCCATTCAGGATGCATGGGATGTGGCCGCTTTCGTCAACAGTCATGAACGCCCACAAGATCCGAGATACAAAGGCGATGTGGCTGCTAATGCAGAACGCTATCACAACCACCAAGGCTACTATGGCAAAGAAGTTGATGGCCACGTGCTAGGTACAAAAACTTATCCAAGTGGCAAAGAAGTCATTCACAACCACTAG
- a CDS encoding LysR family transcriptional regulator, with amino-acid sequence MPNTNQLLLFLDVVQQGSFTKAATLHDMDNSSLSKQIKKLEQDLGVQLLNRSTRSFSLTSAGEDILAQTYVLKDTINQIQGIADSYQSEPKGVLRITSPIYFGQQYLQPIITQFMRKYPDVQIVLSLDDKIANIIAGQFDIAFRFSKLVESNLIAKKIADSNFMLVASNDFVKEHGEPKTPQDLLALPAVIYTNGDMTVDHLRISEEPHGNTFQSLTIRGNYKVSDVRTMVSCVKDGLGYGFLDQSNLYASMKELGLVTLLPDYPISTIDTAIYAVYPHRKQTKLVKEFITTVQDYIGSPTIWEKMQQG; translated from the coding sequence GTGCCCAATACTAATCAGTTGTTATTGTTCTTAGATGTGGTTCAACAAGGGTCGTTTACCAAAGCGGCGACCTTGCATGATATGGACAATTCGTCACTCTCTAAACAGATCAAAAAGCTTGAGCAAGACTTAGGTGTTCAGTTGCTCAACCGTTCTACGCGCTCGTTTTCTTTGACGTCTGCAGGGGAAGATATTCTTGCGCAAACTTATGTGTTGAAAGACACCATCAATCAGATCCAAGGCATTGCAGACTCGTACCAGTCTGAACCTAAAGGTGTGCTGCGAATTACGTCACCGATCTATTTTGGTCAGCAGTACCTGCAACCTATCATCACTCAGTTTATGAGAAAGTACCCTGATGTTCAGATCGTACTTTCACTAGACGATAAGATCGCCAACATCATTGCTGGGCAGTTTGATATCGCCTTTCGATTCAGTAAGCTCGTTGAATCGAATTTGATTGCGAAGAAGATTGCTGACAGTAACTTCATGCTGGTCGCGTCGAACGACTTTGTGAAAGAGCATGGTGAGCCTAAGACGCCGCAAGATCTACTCGCACTACCTGCCGTGATTTATACCAATGGCGATATGACGGTGGATCATCTGCGTATCAGTGAAGAACCGCATGGCAATACTTTCCAAAGCCTGACGATTCGTGGTAACTATAAGGTGAGTGATGTTCGTACTATGGTATCTTGCGTGAAAGATGGCTTGGGTTATGGCTTCCTTGATCAGTCAAACCTGTATGCCTCAATGAAGGAACTTGGCTTAGTCACCTTGCTACCGGATTACCCGATTTCTACAATCGATACCGCGATTTATGCTGTCTATCCGCACCGAAAGCAGACCAAACTGGTGAAAGAATTCATTACTACGGTTCAAGACTATATTGGCTCTCCGACCATTTGGGAGAAGATGCAGCAAGGTTAG
- a CDS encoding LysE family translocator: MPLEQLSALALFAFVSTFTPGPNNIMLMTSGANVGFARTIPHMLGIALGFAAMLLLVGFGLMGIFNAYPMTHQVLKYLSLAYLVYLAIKIALSGKAKSTEAYKPMTFLGAASFQWVNPKGWSMALTAISVYSSGSSWWELAIIAAIFTLANLPSVTFWTAAGKQLQHWLTTPVRIKSFNYGMAGLLLASTIPML; the protein is encoded by the coding sequence ATGCCTTTAGAACAACTTAGCGCACTTGCCTTGTTTGCGTTTGTCTCGACCTTCACGCCGGGTCCAAATAACATCATGCTCATGACATCAGGTGCGAATGTTGGCTTTGCCCGCACGATTCCGCATATGCTTGGCATTGCTCTAGGGTTTGCAGCCATGTTGCTGTTGGTTGGCTTCGGCTTGATGGGGATTTTCAACGCGTACCCAATGACGCACCAAGTTTTGAAATACCTGAGCCTTGCTTACCTCGTCTACCTTGCGATTAAGATAGCATTGAGCGGCAAAGCCAAAAGTACCGAAGCGTATAAGCCGATGACCTTTCTCGGCGCGGCAAGTTTTCAATGGGTGAACCCGAAAGGTTGGTCGATGGCACTAACGGCGATTTCCGTTTATAGCAGCGGCAGCTCATGGTGGGAACTTGCGATCATCGCAGCCATTTTTACGCTAGCTAACTTGCCATCAGTGACCTTCTGGACGGCAGCAGGCAAACAACTGCAACACTGGCTAACAACACCAGTACGCATCAAAAGCTTTAATTACGGTATGGCCGGGTTGCTGTTAGCATCAACGATTCCAATGCTCTAA
- the pulA gene encoding pullulanase-type alpha-1,6-glucosidase → MNNININKIISLRNTFNNTKKKSFKRSTLAKAILPLFTATLIAGCGSDNESDNGTDPGNSGLYPAAENEVVIYYKRDVAAASSSGSTYDGWGLHLWNGEGCTSTDLVGMGLSETGTDWNSPYEYDGISDTYGAYYVLKVDPDASDPHKCMNFILHNGDEKAFGSANSKVELTKLGDSQGVFGFHGSSELYYDPISERPVNIDGQKAHWLDATTIGWEAASNADSVKLFYALDNSITMNDDKEIVGGTAIELSKDGELSSELKERFRHLASLPAVAIDVDDTTLRTILKSQIILVAYNSNGDVTSSTEVQKPGVLDAVFASEDAGNAMAEELGAIVEGSAATFKLWAPTAQDVELVLYSEDLLSSQVIPMTENTETGIWVTDAVANAVNSYYRYQVKVYHPTTGNIETRLVTDPYSLSLSKNSAYSQVIDLNDSTLKPANWDDYERPTVEKDEDHVLYESHLRDFSFSDKLGTPNLNGKYLALTEAERESVKHLQALQEAGLTTLHILPAFDIATVDEDEASRVDITDTVGKLCDVKPAAALCGNEDENKVIEDVLDGYDPSTGDAQALMNDLRMLDSFNWGYDPFHYTVPEGSYATDPNGSKRILEFRQMVKATHDMDLKLIMDVVYNHTNASGVNDKSVLDKIVPGYYHRLNMNTGGVENSTCCDNTATENLMMGKLMVDSLKVWADDYKVDGFRFDLMGHQPKDIMVEALAEVRKIDENTLFYGEGWDFGEVANNARFDQANQINMAGTEIGTFSDRLRDAVRGGSPFDGGVDSEGNHPLRFNQGFGNAAIANDETKVDQDSINGRLHNQDLVRLGMAGNLAEYVLIDYKGDTKLGKNVDYNGAPAGYTKMPSENISYVSKHDNQTLWDNNAYKIAEGTSSAERARMQSVSLSTVMLGQGIPFIHMGSELLRSKSMQRDSYDSGDWYNRVMFDGTDNNWNVGLPREDKDGANWDLIKTIIADPTAKPDADDIELTKQQFLDLLKIRSSSELFRLDTADEVMKRVDFHNVGEDQVEGLIVMSIDDGVSAGTDLDPENDAIVAVVNSTNETQSFKITGATDFTLHTVQQNSADDTVKDATFATETFTVPALTTAVFVQAQDGAQGAGLPVDNSDKDVSSIPPYGQTTVYVRGDMNGWNPVDDWAMNFVANGVYSVTGNLEAGNYGFKFADADWVSPNFGCDSVELADGSIDLGTDGNCQLSVTEAGSYTFTLNAIHELDDDVDGPVVSVTKQ, encoded by the coding sequence GTGAACAACATAAATATTAATAAAATTATCTCTCTACGAAATACCTTCAACAACACCAAAAAGAAGAGCTTCAAACGCTCTACATTGGCCAAAGCAATTTTACCGCTCTTCACCGCTACTTTGATCGCGGGTTGTGGTAGTGATAATGAGAGCGACAACGGTACAGACCCTGGCAACAGTGGTTTATACCCTGCAGCTGAAAACGAAGTCGTTATTTACTACAAACGCGATGTTGCCGCTGCAAGCTCATCTGGCTCAACTTACGACGGTTGGGGGCTGCACCTTTGGAATGGTGAAGGCTGTACCAGCACAGATTTAGTCGGCATGGGATTAAGTGAAACCGGAACCGACTGGAACAGCCCTTACGAATACGACGGCATTAGCGATACTTACGGCGCCTATTACGTATTGAAAGTTGACCCAGATGCCTCAGACCCGCACAAATGCATGAACTTCATCTTGCACAATGGTGATGAGAAAGCATTTGGCAGTGCTAACTCAAAAGTCGAGTTAACTAAGCTTGGCGATTCACAAGGCGTATTTGGTTTCCATGGCAGCAGCGAATTGTACTACGACCCTATTTCAGAGCGACCAGTCAATATTGATGGCCAAAAAGCACATTGGCTAGATGCCACCACAATTGGTTGGGAAGCGGCTAGCAATGCAGACTCTGTGAAGCTCTTCTATGCACTAGACAACAGCATCACAATGAACGATGACAAAGAGATTGTCGGCGGAACTGCGATTGAACTGAGCAAAGACGGAGAACTGTCTTCTGAATTAAAAGAGCGTTTCCGACACCTAGCAAGCTTACCAGCAGTGGCAATTGATGTTGATGACACAACACTGCGCACCATTTTGAAGTCTCAGATAATCCTTGTTGCCTACAACTCAAATGGCGACGTTACCTCTTCAACTGAGGTTCAAAAGCCGGGTGTGCTTGATGCGGTATTTGCCAGTGAAGATGCTGGTAATGCGATGGCTGAAGAACTCGGTGCGATTGTTGAAGGCAGTGCGGCTACCTTCAAACTTTGGGCACCAACAGCGCAAGATGTAGAACTCGTTCTGTACAGTGAAGATCTGCTAAGTTCACAAGTAATCCCGATGACGGAAAACACTGAGACAGGTATTTGGGTAACTGACGCAGTTGCTAACGCAGTGAACAGTTATTACCGCTACCAAGTTAAGGTTTATCACCCAACCACAGGCAATATCGAAACTCGCCTTGTGACAGACCCTTACTCTCTCAGTTTGTCAAAGAACTCAGCATACTCTCAAGTGATTGACCTGAATGATTCAACCTTGAAACCAGCGAACTGGGACGACTACGAACGACCAACCGTAGAGAAAGACGAAGACCATGTACTTTACGAATCTCACCTTCGTGACTTTAGTTTCAGCGACAAGCTAGGTACACCAAACCTAAATGGAAAATACCTCGCTCTCACAGAAGCAGAGCGTGAGTCGGTCAAACACCTACAAGCTCTGCAAGAAGCAGGTTTAACTACGCTGCATATCTTACCGGCATTTGATATCGCTACCGTCGATGAAGATGAAGCGAGCCGTGTCGATATTACGGACACCGTTGGTAAGCTATGTGATGTAAAACCTGCTGCCGCCTTGTGTGGAAACGAAGACGAAAATAAGGTCATCGAGGATGTACTCGATGGTTATGACCCTTCTACAGGCGATGCCCAAGCGCTAATGAACGACCTGCGAATGCTCGACAGTTTCAACTGGGGCTACGACCCATTCCACTACACGGTTCCAGAGGGGAGCTACGCGACAGATCCTAACGGTTCGAAGCGTATTCTAGAGTTCCGTCAAATGGTAAAAGCCACACACGACATGGATCTTAAGCTGATCATGGACGTGGTATACAACCACACCAACGCGTCTGGTGTGAACGATAAATCAGTATTGGATAAGATTGTTCCTGGGTACTACCACCGTCTTAACATGAACACAGGTGGCGTAGAGAATTCAACATGTTGTGACAACACCGCGACCGAAAACCTGATGATGGGTAAATTGATGGTCGACTCACTTAAGGTATGGGCTGACGACTATAAAGTGGATGGGTTCCGTTTTGATTTAATGGGTCACCAACCAAAAGACATAATGGTAGAAGCGCTTGCTGAAGTACGTAAAATCGACGAGAACACGCTGTTCTACGGTGAAGGTTGGGATTTTGGCGAGGTAGCAAACAACGCACGCTTCGACCAAGCAAACCAAATCAACATGGCAGGTACAGAAATCGGCACCTTCTCAGACCGTTTACGCGATGCAGTTCGTGGCGGTAGTCCGTTCGATGGTGGCGTCGATTCAGAAGGTAACCACCCACTTCGCTTCAACCAAGGCTTCGGTAACGCTGCGATTGCTAACGATGAAACCAAAGTCGATCAAGACTCTATTAACGGTCGTTTACACAACCAAGATCTTGTCCGCCTAGGCATGGCGGGTAACCTCGCAGAATACGTGTTGATTGATTACAAAGGCGATACAAAACTGGGTAAAAACGTCGACTACAACGGAGCACCGGCTGGTTACACCAAGATGCCTTCAGAGAACATCTCCTACGTTTCAAAACACGATAACCAAACACTTTGGGACAACAACGCTTACAAAATCGCAGAAGGGACTAGCTCTGCAGAGCGTGCTCGTATGCAGTCTGTATCGCTCTCTACCGTGATGTTAGGTCAAGGTATACCATTCATCCATATGGGTTCTGAACTGCTTCGTTCTAAGTCGATGCAGCGTGATTCTTACGACTCTGGTGACTGGTACAACCGCGTAATGTTTGATGGTACTGACAACAACTGGAACGTCGGCTTACCTCGTGAAGACAAAGATGGTGCAAACTGGGATCTGATCAAAACCATCATTGCTGACCCAACGGCGAAACCAGACGCAGACGACATTGAATTAACGAAGCAGCAGTTCCTTGATCTATTAAAGATCCGTAGCTCAAGTGAACTGTTCCGCTTAGATACAGCTGACGAAGTCATGAAACGAGTCGATTTCCATAACGTTGGCGAAGACCAAGTCGAAGGCCTGATTGTCATGTCTATCGATGATGGTGTATCCGCAGGCACAGACCTCGACCCAGAGAACGATGCGATTGTCGCGGTTGTAAACTCAACCAATGAAACTCAATCGTTCAAAATCACAGGAGCAACAGACTTTACACTTCACACAGTTCAACAAAACTCAGCTGACGACACCGTTAAAGACGCAACCTTTGCTACTGAAACCTTCACAGTACCAGCACTAACCACCGCTGTGTTCGTGCAAGCTCAAGACGGTGCACAAGGTGCTGGTCTGCCAGTTGATAATTCAGACAAGGATGTGTCTAGTATTCCACCATACGGCCAAACAACAGTTTACGTTCGTGGTGACATGAATGGATGGAATCCTGTTGATGATTGGGCGATGAACTTTGTTGCTAATGGGGTTTATTCTGTAACAGGCAACTTGGAAGCGGGTAACTATGGCTTCAAGTTTGCTGATGCTGATTGGGTATCACCTAACTTTGGTTGTGATTCCGTTGAACTTGCTGATGGGTCAATCGACCTAGGAACTGATGGTAACTGCCAACTAAGCGTAACAGAAGCTGGCAGCTATACATTCACTCTGAATGCGATTCACGAGCTGGATGACGACGTAGATGGTCCAGTTGTTTCGGTCACTAAGCAGTAA
- a CDS encoding alpha-amylase family protein produces the protein MYNQKYAIYQVFTRLFGNKNTQHVPWGTIEQNGVGKFSDFTDKALSEIRKLGMTHIWYTGVPHHALINDYKHLGISDDHPSVVKGRAGSPYAVKDYYSVNPDLADTPEHRQEEFEALIKRSHDNGLKVIIDIVPNHVARHYEGLNNPQGISDFGADDDITLEYHLDNNFYYIPNSDFELPDIEPAFTPLGGEQHPNLSSPFIEKPAKWTGNGSRLAKPDFDDWYETVKINYGVRPDGSKDFPDLPSDYTQRDYHEHYHFWKSVDVPNSWVKFRDIALFWLDKGVDGFRYDMAEMVPVEFWSYLNSSIKMKNPSAFLMAEVYQPNLYRDYIHLGKMDYLYDKVDLYDGLKDIMQGKASTAIIPDIQHQMMDIEHHMMHFLDNHDEQRIASPEFVGNPNIAKPAMLVSALLSSSPTMIYFGQEVGEPGAENAGFGQPSRTSIFDYIGVPQHQKWMNQGAFDGGLLDDNEKQLRHFYQKVMNFSLEHSSMTGQYLDLHQSNNLNDSVYAFLRYDDQEMTLIAANFSQHITENIHLTVPSDVIQALTIADSSYLLDEHIEGIQQQVLKVEKSIGSFSLELKPLASLVWVFPLSE, from the coding sequence ATGTACAACCAAAAGTACGCCATCTACCAAGTTTTTACGCGTTTATTTGGCAATAAAAACACCCAACATGTTCCATGGGGCACAATCGAACAAAACGGCGTCGGCAAGTTCAGTGATTTTACAGATAAAGCGCTGTCAGAAATCCGCAAACTCGGAATGACTCACATCTGGTATACCGGAGTTCCACATCATGCGCTCATCAATGATTACAAACACCTTGGTATTTCAGACGATCACCCAAGCGTGGTAAAAGGCCGTGCAGGCTCACCTTATGCCGTCAAAGATTATTACTCTGTAAACCCAGATCTCGCCGACACCCCCGAGCACCGTCAGGAAGAGTTTGAGGCATTAATCAAAAGAAGCCACGACAACGGCTTAAAGGTAATCATCGATATCGTCCCTAATCACGTTGCGCGTCATTATGAGGGGCTAAATAACCCACAAGGCATCAGTGACTTTGGTGCGGATGATGACATAACACTCGAATACCATCTAGATAACAACTTTTACTACATCCCGAACAGCGACTTTGAACTGCCAGATATCGAGCCCGCCTTTACGCCACTTGGTGGTGAGCAGCACCCAAATCTAAGTTCTCCGTTTATCGAAAAGCCCGCAAAATGGACAGGCAACGGCTCACGCTTGGCTAAACCTGATTTCGACGATTGGTATGAAACCGTGAAGATCAATTACGGTGTACGCCCTGACGGTTCAAAGGACTTTCCAGACTTACCGAGTGACTATACTCAACGTGATTACCATGAACACTACCATTTCTGGAAATCTGTCGATGTGCCTAACTCTTGGGTGAAGTTCCGAGATATCGCCTTGTTCTGGTTAGACAAAGGCGTTGATGGTTTCCGATACGACATGGCTGAAATGGTGCCTGTTGAGTTTTGGAGCTACCTCAACTCATCAATAAAGATGAAAAATCCCAGTGCCTTTTTGATGGCAGAGGTATACCAACCAAACTTGTACCGTGACTACATACATCTCGGAAAAATGGATTATCTATACGATAAAGTGGATCTATACGATGGACTTAAAGACATCATGCAAGGCAAAGCTTCAACAGCTATCATCCCCGATATCCAACATCAGATGATGGATATTGAACATCACATGATGCACTTCTTGGATAACCACGATGAGCAGCGCATCGCGTCTCCTGAGTTTGTTGGTAATCCTAATATTGCTAAGCCTGCAATGCTCGTCAGCGCCTTATTGAGCAGTTCACCAACCATGATTTACTTCGGACAAGAAGTCGGCGAACCGGGGGCAGAAAATGCAGGCTTTGGACAGCCCTCACGTACATCCATCTTTGACTACATCGGCGTCCCACAGCACCAAAAATGGATGAACCAAGGTGCATTTGATGGTGGGCTATTAGACGATAACGAAAAACAACTACGTCATTTCTATCAGAAGGTAATGAACTTTTCGCTTGAGCATTCTTCAATGACGGGACAGTACCTAGACTTACACCAGAGCAATAATTTGAATGATTCGGTTTACGCATTTCTGCGCTATGACGACCAAGAAATGACCTTAATTGCTGCGAATTTCAGCCAACATATCACCGAGAATATTCACTTAACCGTTCCAAGTGATGTTATACAAGCGCTCACAATCGCTGATAGCAGTTACTTGTTAGATGAACATATTGAAGGCATTCAACAACAGGTATTAAAAGTTGAGAAAAGTATTGGCAGTTTTAGTCTTGAGCTAAAGCCACTAGCTTCGTTGGTTTGGGTATTCCCCTTATCTGAATAG
- a CDS encoding c-type cytochrome has product MTKLKIKTQTLTLCIAALGSLSLSGFAQAAPNPMPEAAETCSGCHQADGKGMPNIAPMLAGLNADYLEHQLVLFSSGERQSAIMKGMADGVSDPTVRREVAEYFASLPSYEFSDLEQRGSQADIDNPYRKLVFQGDWDRNIPACATCHGPSGMGVDKFPRLASQHADYIQTQLNAWKNGTRKGDDLNMMGNIAGKLTDDEIKNLSYYFASFRY; this is encoded by the coding sequence ATGACTAAGCTGAAAATTAAAACTCAAACATTAACGCTTTGTATCGCAGCTCTGGGAAGCCTTTCTTTATCTGGTTTTGCACAAGCAGCGCCTAATCCAATGCCAGAAGCTGCAGAAACCTGTAGTGGCTGCCACCAAGCTGACGGTAAAGGCATGCCCAACATTGCCCCTATGCTAGCAGGGCTCAATGCTGACTACCTTGAACATCAACTGGTTCTATTCTCTAGTGGTGAGCGTCAAAGCGCGATCATGAAGGGCATGGCGGATGGTGTGTCTGATCCTACCGTTCGTCGTGAAGTAGCAGAGTACTTTGCTTCACTACCTTCATACGAATTCAGCGATTTAGAACAGCGCGGCTCACAAGCTGATATTGATAACCCCTACCGTAAGCTTGTATTCCAAGGCGATTGGGACAGAAACATTCCTGCTTGTGCAACCTGCCACGGCCCAAGTGGTATGGGCGTAGACAAATTCCCACGCCTAGCGAGCCAGCACGCCGACTACATTCAAACTCAGCTCAATGCTTGGAAAAACGGCACTCGTAAGGGTGATGATTTGAACATGATGGGCAACATCGCCGGTAAGTTAACTGACGATGAAATCAAAAACCTGTCTTACTACTTCGCATCTTTCCGATACTAA
- a CDS encoding DUF1294 domain-containing protein — protein MLSSSIQIVITYLVLVAVSALFVESSKALLVWYLAIGLVTFFVYAKDKRAAINGNWRVPEKTLHIFSVVGGWLGALIAQDKLRHKTQKQPFRAIYWLTVAINIAVFIWTLTPSGQAIFGRWVSEIIGFL, from the coding sequence ATGTTGTCTTCATCTATTCAAATCGTTATTACTTATCTGGTTCTGGTGGCGGTATCTGCGTTGTTTGTAGAAAGTTCTAAAGCGCTGTTGGTGTGGTATCTGGCTATCGGATTGGTGACGTTTTTTGTGTACGCGAAAGACAAGCGAGCAGCGATCAATGGCAATTGGCGCGTACCTGAGAAAACTTTGCATATCTTTTCTGTTGTTGGTGGTTGGTTGGGGGCTTTGATCGCACAAGATAAGCTCCGTCATAAAACGCAAAAGCAGCCGTTCAGAGCGATTTATTGGCTGACGGTGGCAATAAATATAGCAGTGTTTATATGGACGTTAACGCCGAGCGGGCAGGCGATATTTGGTCGTTGGGTGAGTGAAATTATTGGGTTTCTTTAA
- a CDS encoding Lrp/AsnC family transcriptional regulator has protein sequence MDRFDERILQELKLDGRISNIELSERIGLSASATLRRVQDLERKGIIQGYRAVLDNGLMGVGFIAYVSIGLSSHSKAAQLEFEQHVSMEKEVVECHNITGANEYLLRVETKDLPGYKKFHADVLGECAQVQSITTMVVMDTPKDER, from the coding sequence ATGGATAGATTTGACGAAAGGATATTGCAAGAGCTTAAATTGGACGGCAGAATCTCCAACATTGAGCTTTCAGAACGAATTGGTTTGTCGGCTTCAGCGACCTTAAGACGAGTACAAGATCTTGAGCGCAAAGGCATTATCCAAGGTTACCGTGCGGTTCTCGATAATGGCTTGATGGGCGTGGGTTTTATTGCCTACGTTTCGATTGGCTTATCGAGCCACAGCAAAGCGGCTCAGTTAGAGTTTGAACAACACGTCAGCATGGAAAAAGAGGTGGTGGAATGCCACAACATTACCGGTGCTAATGAGTACTTGTTGAGAGTCGAAACTAAAGATCTGCCGGGCTATAAGAAGTTTCATGCCGATGTGCTTGGGGAATGTGCTCAGGTTCAATCCATAACGACTATGGTTGTGATGGATACCCCTAAAGATGAACGCTAA